A genomic segment from Solenopsis invicta isolate M01_SB chromosome 5, UNIL_Sinv_3.0, whole genome shotgun sequence encodes:
- the LOC105195089 gene encoding putative sodium-coupled neutral amino acid transporter 7 codes for MSSVDHPMSDPEPLFTNNLLSTGSNPSHASNNETRRGAGILGTIFLIVNTTLGAGLLNFPQAFDKAGGVGTSIVTQLGFLVLITAALVILASCSNSTGTNTMQDTFAGLCGSKSLTFCGVCVTIYSFGCCLTFLIIVGDQFDRVFATYYGLNYCHTWYLSRSFVTAISCSIFILPLCFFKRLDVLSYASTIGCITIVYVVWLIIYKSFGEQNGIVPMKIWPDNGYEVLQIIPIICFAYQSHMTAIPTYACMRDRNLSKFTVCAVVSMLICYATYSVVGYFGYATFGSGKVPSDILQGYTDKSAAVTVAIIAIAVKNFTTYPIVLYCGRDALLGIFDVNLDQIGVRVIVTLIWFILSLVIAILVPDISPVINLLGSLSAMFIFILPGICLLQSVYLKDPELYLNKNRLLIIFAIFLTALGAFVCGVVFMEALQDLQKTPTKPPLVTGFRQLRESLCV; via the exons ATGTCAAGCGTAGATCATCCGATGAGTGACCCCGAGCCACTTTTCACGAATAATTTGCTGTCGACTGGATCAAATCCTTCGCATGCGTCTAACAATGAAACTCGAAGAG GTGCTGGCATCTTGGGAACAATTTTTCTGATTGTGAATACCACGCTGGGGGCTGGATTGTTAAATTTTCCTCAGGCCTTTGACAAGGCCGGTGGAGTAGGAACCTCTATCGTAACCCAGCTAGGCTTTCTTGTACTGATCACAGCTGCTCTGGTAATACTGGCCAGTTGTAGCAACAGTACGGGTACGAATACCATGCAGGACACATTTGCTGGATTATGTGGATCCAAATCGCTTACTTTCTGCGGAGTTTGTGTAACTATTTATAGTTTTGGCTGCTGCTTAACATTTCTAATAATCGTTGGTGACCAATTTGACAGAGTATTTGCCACATATTATGGTCTCAACTATTGTCATACGTG GTACTTATCCAGATCATTTGTGACAGCCATTTCTTGCAGTATATTCATCCTGCCCCTGTGCTTTTTTAAAAGATTAGATGTTCTTAGTTATGCAAGTACCATTGGTTGTATAACAATTGTATATGTTGTATggttaattatttacaaaagctTCGGCGAGCAGAATGGCATTGTACCTATGAAAATCTGGCCAGACAACGGATACGAAGTTCTGCAGATAATACCCATCATTTGCTTCGCTTATCAG AGTCACATGACGGCGATACCGACTTATGCCTGTATGAGAGACCGCAATCTGTCTAAGTTCACTGTCTGTGCCGTCGTCAGTATGCTGATCTGCTACGCCACGTATAGCGTCGTCGGCTATTTCGGCTACGCCACGTTCGGCAGTGGCAAGGTTCCGAGCGATATCCTGCAAGGCTACACCGATAAGAGTGCTGCGGTGACTGTGGCGATAATCGCAATTGCGGTCAAGAACTTCACCACTTATCCTATCGTGTTGTACTGCGGTCGAGACGCGCTTCTCGGCATCTTCGACGTGAATCTCGATCAAATCGGCGTTCGCGTGATCGTCACGTTAATTTGGTTCATCCTATCGTTGGTCATTGCCATTCTCGTGCCAGACATTTCGCCGGTTATCAATTTACTGGGATCACTGTCCGCGATGTTCATCTTCATACTGCCAGGCATCTGCCTCCTGCAAAGTGTGTACTTGAAAGATCCGGAATTATATTTGAACAAGAATCGTTTGTTAATTATCTTCGCGATCTTCTTGACTGCGCTCGGAGCCTTCGTATGCGGCGTCGTGTTCATGGAGGCTCTTCAAGATCTACAGAAGACGCCGACCAAACCGCCGTTGGTCACCGGTTTCAGACAGCTTAGAGAGAGTCTGTGCGTTTGA